Proteins from one Telopea speciosissima isolate NSW1024214 ecotype Mountain lineage chromosome 1, Tspe_v1, whole genome shotgun sequence genomic window:
- the LOC122656899 gene encoding exopolygalacturonase clone GBGA483-like, whose product MGSEQDRWMSLELLSITGGSLSGISSTNSKGSHGIVGNTKDFIIQDVKLVAPAESPNTDGFHIGNSTGITITNAEIGTGDDCISIGSGVTNISITNVQCGPGHGISLGSLGKYPNEQEVSGLLVKNCTFTNTDNGVRIKTWPGCPENTVSDVRFEDIVVTNVSNPIIINQQYCDQKSCTSEPSRVKLTDIHFKNIKGTSFTKTAITLSCSEGVPCENVELVDIDLKHNLADGVATALCKNVKGVTSGIQNPSSCL is encoded by the exons ATGGGTTCGGAACAGGATCGCTGGATG AGCTTGGAATTGTTGTCGATTACAGGTGGATCCTTGAGTGGTATAAGTTCGACAAATAGTAAAGGTTCCCATGGGATTGTTGGGAACACTAAAGACTTCatcatccaagatgtcaagCTGGTTGCCCCTGCAGAAAGCCCAAACACAGATGGTTTCCACATTGGCAACTCAACCGGTATCACTATCACTAACGCTGAAATTGGAACTGGTGATGATTGCATCTCCATTGGATCGGGTGTCACCAACATTTCCATCACCAATGTCCAATGTGGACCAGGTCATGgaatcag TTTGGGAAGCCTTGGGAAATATCCAAATGAACAAGAGGTGAGCGGTCTGCTGGTGAAGAACTGTACCTTTACTAACACCGATAATGGTGTTCGGATCAAAACATGGCCAGGATGTCCAGAAAACACGGTTTCTGATGTTAGATTTGAGGATATTGTCGTCACAAATGTGTCAAAccccatcatcatcaaccaacaATATTGTGACCAGAAAAGCTGCACATCTGAG CCCTCGCGTGTGAAGCTTACTGACATTCATTTCAAGAACATCAAGGGTACAAGCTTCACCAAGACTGCAATTACCCTCTCATGCAGTGAAGGTGTGCCATGTGAGAACGTAGAGCTCGTTGATATCGACTTGAAGCATAACTTGGCCGATGGCGTCGCCACTGCACTCTGTAAAAATGTGAAAGGGGTTACTTCTGGCATTCAGAACCCAAGTTCATGCTTATGA